Part of the Desulfurococcus sp. genome is shown below.
CTTTACCATCAACTATCGCTGGGACTTCAACGACTACGTTATCGGGTATGCCTGAGAGAACACCATTATTAGGAATGTTCAGCTGGAATCTCCTAGGTGTATCCGTGGCAATAGACTCTATTATATCCACGAGTTCTTCGCCACTAGGCTTAGGTGGGAATACCTCTGTGAGTCTTGTATGTGGATTACTGACTGCATCGTAGATAGATTTCAACCCATGATTGAGGAATGCAACATAGAGAGCCCAGCCAACCTCGGAGTCCGGGCCTCCTGTATAGCCATACCACTTTCTCTTTGTGTCAAGATTCCAGTGATACTTCCATGTGCCGCCGCGGACAGTATCACCGATCGGGAATAAACCGTAAGTTTTATACATGTCTACTGCTGCAGGTGATAGATCAATATCAAAGGGGTTGAGGTTTTCCCAGCGCCATCTACTCCAGTACTTTTCAGCCTCCTCTTGAATCCACTTATCGATGTACTGGTATCCATCGCCTCCATCATACTTGAATTTCGTCAGCCAGATAACATGGTTGAATCCAACTGCCTCCCACTCATCTACCTTGGATGGATCTAATCCTATTCCTTTAACGACCCTCCAGAATCCATGGTGGCCGTGACATAAGCCTATATGCTTAACCTTGGAGATTCTATGTGCTAGAGTTGAGAGCTCGAAGACAGGGTTAGCGACATTTATAAACCATGCATCCGGAGCATACTCCTCTATATCCCTTAGGATGCTTACGTAGAGCTTGAACTGGTAGTACCCCCATATCGTGTGGTAATCGCTCACCATGTTCCATTCAACACTGTTGATTCCTCTATAGTATCCTTTCTTCTCTGTTGCCTCACGCATTTGCTCATAGTACATGTGGCCGCCGGCCATTGCTGAGTTAATAATGAAGTCGGCTTCCTTTATCGCTTCAATCCTATCTGTTGTAGCATGGAACTCCATGTCGACTTTAAGTTCCTCAGCATACCGCTTGGCAAACCCGTATACTAGTTCAAGGCGCTCTCTATTTATATCCATCAAGTAGACTTTGCTTCCATGGAGGTTCTTCTTTAACATTAAATCTATCAGGGTTCTAGTACTCCATACAGCTGAGCCGGCACCAATGAAGGCTATCTTTAACCCTTTACTGGTATCCGGCATTAGTCATCCACCGGCTCTAATATATTGATCCCCTTAGGTTTAAATACTTCTTAGGTTTAATTACTGTTTTTCTCGCTAAGAGTTTTAGTGGGAAATTTCGCCTAATACACTTCAAGCTTATCCTCGATGATGTGGCAGTGAAAGTACTTCGACTCTACTAGTAGAAGGAGAAAGCTCCTTCAATATCTATTCTCATGGATTCCTCGCGCAGGTAGATCTCGGGTACCCCATGTTCTCTTAGCTTCCTTCTTAACTCTCTATCGCTTGTAGCAACAATAGCATTGTTCTCCAGGGCGTATCTTAATAGGGCATCATCTACGCTTTCACCAGGCTTCAACTCGTACTCGTGTATCTCGCAGTACCTGCTTGCTATATCTAGAGCAAGCTTAGCCTTCCTGGCAATACTCGGTTTACCAGTGGATGCCAGCTTTGCTAGCTCGTTGAGTACTGGTGTGATAACTATGTAAGCTGGCCTAGTGAGAAGCTTCTCTTCAATTTGATCGAGGATGGGGATGCCGCTAGCCATTAAGATAAGCATATTCGAGTCTAGTAGTATCTTTACAGCTCTACTCTGAGACACTCTCAATAATCCCCCAGCCAGCTAGCCTCCACCTAGCTAGAACTCTCCTGCTTAACGCTATCTTGGAGCCGGGCCATGTAGCTACTGGTTCTGATAGCTCAAGGGTGAGTGTATCCTTTCTCACTGATTTAACCACGGCAATACGGTTTGCTGCTCCAACAGCGACTGCTACTTTCTCTCCAGCCTGGAGTGGAGGTAGCTTGGTGAACTCTTTTGCACCCACAATTCTCTCAAATAAGTGGTAGTTTACTTCTAGAGTCCTCGCGATAGGTATATTGTTGTCTGGTTTAGTCACCACTGAGCCAACCAGCTGATCATTCTTTGTAAGGGATGGATCTAGTTTTGACTGTAGTGCTACAAGACCACCGGGTCTCGCTTCATCAACTCTGAGATCCCCGTAGCGTATCTCTTCTATTACTGTTATAATAGGCTCGTATCTAGCTTGAGTTTTAGATCCCCCGCTGGCTACTTTAACCCCGGGTAGCACGGATACTTCATCGCCTACTCTAAACACGCCTTGAAGGAGAGAGCCTCCTAGCACGCCTCCCTCTATTTTATCATAGGGTGTTCCAGGCTTGTTTACATCAAAACTTCTTACAACATACATCAAGGGAGGCTTACTGTAATCTCTCTCAGGGGTGGGAATAACCTCCTGTATTGCTTGGAGGAGAGCATCTATGTTGACTTTATGGAGAGCGCTGACAGGTATTATTGGAGCATTCTCTGCAACTGTTCCAGTAACAAGCTTCTTAATCTCCTGGTAGTTTTCTAAAGCCCTCTTTCTATCCACAACATCTATCTTGTTTTGAACTACAATAACGTTTCTAACCCCTAGTATATTCAACGCCATTAAATGTTCTACTGTCTGGGGTTGAGGGCAGGGCTCGTTGGCAGCTACTACTAGTATGGCTCCATCAATTATCATTGCTCCACTAAGCATAGTAGTCATGTAGAGCTCGTGGCCCGGGGCATCCACGTAGCTGACTCTCCTGAGAAGCCTGGATTCACTGCCGTCAGGGCAGCTGGCTTCAGTCGTATAGGCGTCTGGTGCAGGTAGTCCATCGCAGTACGCGATGTTACCGTCAGCGTATCCAAGCTTAATGGTCATCCCGCGCTCTATCTCCATGCTGTGCTTAGCTGTCCATACACCTGTAAGGGCTTGCACAAGTGTTGTCTTCCCGTGGTCAACGTGCCCTATTACACCTATGTTAGCTTCCGGAGGCTTTAGTTCCCATGGCATAGTATACCACTCACCTTATGAAAAAGTTAACATGGATTTCACTCTTAATTAGCTTTAACTTTAATACCCAAGGCTAGCTCTTGCTGGATGCACTAGCTACTTATATGATATCTTAACATTTATTTGAACAGTATCAGGTGCTATAGTATTGCCTCTAATAATCTTCCTTCTACTCTCTCCTTCCTCCCTTGGATGAAAGCCTGGCGGGGTCGACAGTATAATCCTCTTCTTAACGGGGCCTGGGACATCAGGCCTCATGGGTATACCGCTTGAATCACTCCCCCCGGTCACAACGAGTTTAACACCCTTCAAGCCTATTATGGAGCCATCCACGTAATCCCCTATCTTTAACCCTACGAATGGAGTAGCTTTTTCGCCGCTCACTCTCACCTGCCATGCTCTAGCCCGAAAAACCTCTCCTTCGATCTCGCCTTGCCCTGTCTTATCTATTAGTAGCTCACTGTTGACTTTTACAACGTAGTCTGGTACACTGTCATCTACTACTATTCTACCAGTGATCTTGACTTTATCCCCTGTGTCAGGCCGTCTTATTCTCAGAGTTGCAACGCCGTGTACAGCGTCTATTTCACTAGCAGTCTTACTATTAGTCTTTATGACTGGTAGCTCGAACCCCTCTTTCATTCTATCAGTGAACTCTACTTCACTGTCTCCTTCAATCTTAACTCTAATGACTCTCTCATTTTTCGGGGCTTCAGGGTCGCTTACTACCACCTTGAAGTCAGGCATGCTGGACACCGAGTAGCTCTACATGTCTGCTTTAATCAACTCCGTTTCGATGATACCTTGAGAGCTTTAAAAAGTTCACTGTACAGTGAGCGCATGTATGAAGACTTAACGTGAAATAGCCTGCTGGAGTCTCGAGGAAGGCTGTAGTAGTAGAATGCTAGCTAGAGCGCGGTTCTGAATATAAGTTAGTTAGAGTTATTGGTTAACATGAGGTGTTTACGAGTTGAGTGATAGAAGAACATGGATTAGGCAGCCTATTATAGTAGTCATGGGGCACGTTGACCACGGGAAGACAACACTCCTCGATAAGATTAGAGGTACTGCTGTCGCGAGAAAAGAGCCAGGCGAGATAACACAGCATGTAGGGGCTAGCATAGTCCCAGCTAGCGTGCTAGTCAAGATCTCCGAGCCATTAAAGAAGTACTTCCCGAGGCTAACGATAGAGATACCTGGGCTACTCTTCATTGATACTCCAGGCCACGAGCTCTTCAGCAACCTTAGACGTAGAGGTGGGAGTGTAGCTGACATGGCAGTCCTAGTCATCGATATAATAGAAGGGTTTCAACCACAGACTGTTGAAGCATTAAACATCCTGAGAGAGAAGAAGGTTCCATTCGTCGTGGCAGCTAACAAGATCGATAGGATCAGCGGCTGGAAGCCCCACCCGGATGCACCAATCCTTGAGAGCTTGAAACTACAGGATAACAGAACTCTAAGTATCCTCGAGGATAGAATCTACGCTATAGCTGGTAAGCTATACGAGCACGGCTTTGAAGCTGAGAGGTTTGATAGAGTAAGAGATTTCAGGAGGACTGTTGCAATAGTACCTTTATCAGCTAAGACCGGGGAGGGGCTACCAGAGCTACTAGCCTTAATTGCCGGTCTCTCGCAGCAATTCATGAAGAAGAAGTTGATTGCAAGCAATGAGCCAGCAAAAGGCGTTATATTAGAAGTTAAAGAGGAGGTTGGACTAGGAACCACGATAGATGTAATAGTATATGATGGCATCTTAAGGAGAAATGATCTTTTCGTAGTAGCCGGGAGAGATAAACCCATATACTCGAGAGTTAGGAGCCTGCTAATGCCGAGGCCGCTTCAGGATATGAGAATGCATGAAGGAAGATTCATCCAGGTCGACATGGTTACTGCTGCAACAGGAGTTAAAGTAGCAGCACCAGGACTAGAAGATGCTATAGCCGGCTCACCATTCTACGTTATACCATCAGAGGATAAAGCCGAGGAGTACGGGAGAATGATCCTCGAGGAGATCTCACAGCTGAGATTCAAGGTTGAGAGTGATGGCATAGTAATTAAAGCGGATGCTCTCGGAACACTCGAAGCCCTAGTGGAAGCTTCAAGAAGAATGGGGATTCCTGTCAAGCTAGCTGATGTAGGGAATGTGACAAGGAACGATGTACTCGAAGCCCTAGTAGTCAAGAAGTCTAAGCCTGAGTATGGCGTAATACTAGCCTTCAACGTTAAAGTGCTCCCAGAAGCCGAGGAACTCATAGCAAGAGAAGAGATTCCAGTATTCAAGAACAATGTAATCTACCAGTTAATCGAGGAGTATACTAGATGGCTCAGAGATATCAGAGAGCAGAGCAAGCAGAGAGCGCTGGACTCGCTTGTTAGACCTGGGAAAGTGAGAATAATCCCGGGTGCAGTATTCAGGAGAAGCGACCCCGCGATAGTTGGAATAGAGGTTATAGGGGGAAGAGTAAGGCCCGGCTATCCTTTAATGACTAGTGATGGACGCAGTATTGGAGCTATAATGCAGATAAGAGAC
Proteins encoded:
- a CDS encoding 30S ribosomal protein S6e, whose protein sequence is MPDFKVVVSDPEAPKNERVIRVKIEGDSEVEFTDRMKEGFELPVIKTNSKTASEIDAVHGVATLRIRRPDTGDKVKITGRIVVDDSVPDYVVKVNSELLIDKTGQGEIEGEVFRARAWQVRVSGEKATPFVGLKIGDYVDGSIIGLKGVKLVVTGGSDSSGIPMRPDVPGPVKKRIILSTPPGFHPREEGESRRKIIRGNTIAPDTVQINVKISYK
- a CDS encoding translation initiation factor IF-2 subunit gamma — protein: MPWELKPPEANIGVIGHVDHGKTTLVQALTGVWTAKHSMEIERGMTIKLGYADGNIAYCDGLPAPDAYTTEASCPDGSESRLLRRVSYVDAPGHELYMTTMLSGAMIIDGAILVVAANEPCPQPQTVEHLMALNILGVRNVIVVQNKIDVVDRKRALENYQEIKKLVTGTVAENAPIIPVSALHKVNIDALLQAIQEVIPTPERDYSKPPLMYVVRSFDVNKPGTPYDKIEGGVLGGSLLQGVFRVGDEVSVLPGVKVASGGSKTQARYEPIITVIEEIRYGDLRVDEARPGGLVALQSKLDPSLTKNDQLVGSVVTKPDNNIPIARTLEVNYHLFERIVGAKEFTKLPPLQAGEKVAVAVGAANRIAVVKSVRKDTLTLELSEPVATWPGSKIALSRRVLARWRLAGWGIIESVSE
- the infB gene encoding translation initiation factor IF-2, with product MSDRRTWIRQPIIVVMGHVDHGKTTLLDKIRGTAVARKEPGEITQHVGASIVPASVLVKISEPLKKYFPRLTIEIPGLLFIDTPGHELFSNLRRRGGSVADMAVLVIDIIEGFQPQTVEALNILREKKVPFVVAANKIDRISGWKPHPDAPILESLKLQDNRTLSILEDRIYAIAGKLYEHGFEAERFDRVRDFRRTVAIVPLSAKTGEGLPELLALIAGLSQQFMKKKLIASNEPAKGVILEVKEEVGLGTTIDVIVYDGILRRNDLFVVAGRDKPIYSRVRSLLMPRPLQDMRMHEGRFIQVDMVTAATGVKVAAPGLEDAIAGSPFYVIPSEDKAEEYGRMILEEISQLRFKVESDGIVIKADALGTLEALVEASRRMGIPVKLADVGNVTRNDVLEALVVKKSKPEYGVILAFNVKVLPEAEELIAREEIPVFKNNVIYQLIEEYTRWLRDIREQSKQRALDSLVRPGKVRIIPGAVFRRSDPAIVGIEVIGGRVRPGYPLMTSDGRSIGAIMQIRDRDNVLKEALTGQQVAVSIKGRVMVGRQIDEGDILYTDIPEEHARLWLTVYNNELSSDEKQVLSEIVNIKRKSNPLYGLVFK
- a CDS encoding alpha-glucosidase/alpha-galactosidase; the encoded protein is MPDTSKGLKIAFIGAGSAVWSTRTLIDLMLKKNLHGSKVYLMDINRERLELVYGFAKRYAEELKVDMEFHATTDRIEAIKEADFIINSAMAGGHMYYEQMREATEKKGYYRGINSVEWNMVSDYHTIWGYYQFKLYVSILRDIEEYAPDAWFINVANPVFELSTLAHRISKVKHIGLCHGHHGFWRVVKGIGLDPSKVDEWEAVGFNHVIWLTKFKYDGGDGYQYIDKWIQEEAEKYWSRWRWENLNPFDIDLSPAAVDMYKTYGLFPIGDTVRGGTWKYHWNLDTKRKWYGYTGGPDSEVGWALYVAFLNHGLKSIYDAVSNPHTRLTEVFPPKPSGEELVDIIESIATDTPRRFQLNIPNNGVLSGIPDNVVVEVPAIVDGKGYHRVSVTQPNSKILYYVLYPRMMRMEWALEAFLKGGREKLLEWLMYDVRTKSEKQAEEAIDAMLSVPGNEEMARHYS
- a CDS encoding 30S processome protein Utp24 → MSQSRAVKILLDSNMLILMASGIPILDQIEEKLLTRPAYIVITPVLNELAKLASTGKPSIARKAKLALDIASRYCEIHEYELKPGESVDDALLRYALENNAIVATSDRELRRKLREHGVPEIYLREESMRIDIEGAFSFY